One Thermococcus kodakarensis KOD1 genomic window carries:
- a CDS encoding metallophosphoesterase, whose amino-acid sequence MKPKPLPEKALKLGKNVIIADVHLGYEIAMAKEGFYLPRVFHDVVRNLKNIIQREKPKGLIINGDFKHSFVPEWREKTELRTFLEEVSPLVSEIVLVRGNHDVGVLWLKELGVEIVDELEIGRWKLVHGHKLVEGENFIIGHEHPAIRLRDEVGAVIKVPAFLMGKHLIVLPAFSPWAYGNDVLREIVSPFLKYRREDFRVLVPVGREVLDFGTLSKLQEALKRL is encoded by the coding sequence ATGAAACCAAAACCTCTACCAGAGAAAGCACTAAAACTGGGAAAGAACGTTATCATAGCCGACGTTCACCTCGGCTACGAAATAGCGATGGCCAAAGAGGGGTTCTATCTCCCCAGGGTCTTTCACGACGTTGTTAGGAATTTGAAAAACATCATACAAAGGGAAAAGCCGAAGGGGCTGATAATAAACGGGGACTTCAAGCACTCATTTGTTCCTGAGTGGCGGGAAAAAACAGAGCTCAGAACTTTTCTCGAAGAGGTGTCTCCCCTGGTATCAGAGATAGTCTTAGTGAGGGGCAACCACGACGTTGGCGTTCTTTGGCTGAAGGAACTTGGGGTTGAGATTGTGGATGAACTTGAAATTGGAAGATGGAAGCTCGTTCATGGGCACAAACTCGTGGAGGGTGAGAACTTCATAATCGGGCACGAACACCCCGCAATAAGACTGAGGGACGAGGTTGGGGCCGTTATCAAAGTGCCTGCGTTTCTAATGGGGAAACATCTGATAGTCCTGCCAGCGTTCAGCCCTTGGGCCTACGGCAACGATGTTTTGAGGGAGATCGTGTCCCCTTTTTTGAAGTACAGACGAGAGGACTTTAGAGTTTTAGTACCTGTGGGCAGGGAGGTTCTCGACTTTGGAACTCTATCAAAACTTCAGGAAGCCCTAAAAAGGCTGTAG
- a CDS encoding PrsW family intramembrane metalloprotease encodes MSLITYIAFFAYAPTLAILWYFYHKDKYEPEPKRYVVATFLLGATLSVGISYILESVLTIGGIIKPILPATAFYVALVAGIVEEPAKALAIRYPFAAGQIDGIMDGLVYGVAAGLGFAATENFLYGLGWGVGVTIARAFLTPFAHATWSAIVGVGYGLVSEGKAYSTGSFLILAMFLHAIWDYFAFLSAGIPAYNLVLIFLILLNAAILRYFLMLAEMEERSKLWYYLFRRGMR; translated from the coding sequence ATGAGTCTCATAACGTATATCGCGTTCTTCGCCTACGCCCCGACACTCGCCATACTATGGTACTTTTACCACAAGGACAAATATGAGCCAGAGCCAAAGAGATACGTAGTGGCAACGTTCCTACTCGGAGCCACTCTGTCAGTCGGAATCTCATATATTCTTGAAAGCGTGCTCACTATAGGGGGGATAATAAAGCCGATCCTACCTGCAACGGCCTTTTACGTTGCGCTAGTGGCGGGGATTGTAGAAGAGCCCGCAAAGGCACTCGCAATAAGGTACCCCTTCGCGGCGGGCCAGATAGACGGCATTATGGACGGGCTTGTCTACGGTGTCGCGGCAGGCCTTGGGTTCGCCGCCACTGAGAACTTCCTCTACGGACTCGGCTGGGGAGTGGGAGTCACAATAGCGAGGGCTTTCTTAACACCATTTGCTCACGCCACGTGGAGTGCCATAGTAGGCGTGGGGTACGGGCTGGTGTCCGAGGGAAAAGCGTATTCAACGGGAAGCTTTCTGATCCTGGCAATGTTCCTGCACGCGATCTGGGACTATTTCGCGTTCCTCAGCGCTGGAATCCCTGCCTACAATCTAGTACTTATATTCCTTATCCTGCTCAACGCTGCAATACTGCGCTACTTCCTCATGCTAGCCGAGATGGAGGAGAGAAGCAAACTCTGGTACTACCTGTTCAGGAGGGGTATGCGGTGA